A single Asterias rubens chromosome 13, eAstRub1.3, whole genome shotgun sequence DNA region contains:
- the LOC117299018 gene encoding uncharacterized protein LOC117299018: MMATGVPQGSIIGPPPPGLAFQLDEWVPCDVYLGFTKQQEVDTTTNGDFTRVVARLQRRHEREAGRNVAHVRNEVYVKVVTSGFTVRIMAPMTNRLAEDEVREGTREFFETVRIARCSTNHEPCPPALVWVYNRPPPSGFTGDGTLECHGVVCRDVRDATRLVNTMVTAFYTMKQLQSVGNASGGGAVGSLPFEGSGGASLVTPLDEPPAYRPPSQILEPLPRRIRLRDQPQILQIASVRHPVDGEEESDDYELELSPRAPGQRSVSPRGVTPRNTAGTSVSNPMSSDNCSSPRSNSQANMRNSTVSLHSTISASERPGTGRRKRSSGLPGIESGFEWDSSNV, translated from the exons ATGATGGCGACTGGTGTTCCCCAGGGATCGATCATTGGACCTCCACCGCCTGGACTGGCATTTCAACTGGACGAGTGGGTACCTTGTGATGTATACCTTGGTTTTACGAAGCAACAAGAGGTTGACACGACGACAAATGGCGATTTTACCAGGGTTGTCGCTAGGTTACAACGACGCCATGAACGGGAGGCAGGCCGTAATGTAGCTCATGTAAGGAATGAG GTGTATGTTAAAGTGGTCACATCCGGGTTCACAGTGCGAATCATGGCGCCCATGACAAACAGGCTCGCCGAAGACGAAGTCCGCGAGGGTACCCGAGAATTCTTCGAGACTGTCCGGATAGCGAGGTGTTCCACAAACCATGAGCCGTGCCCTCCGGCCCTCGTCTGGGTCTACAACCGTCCGCCTCCCAGCGGCTTCACCGGGGACGGTACGTTGGAGTGTCACGGTGTGGTGTGCCGGGACGTACGAGATGCTACTCGCCTGGTCAACACGATGGTCACGGCGTTTTATACGATGAAGCAGTTGCAATCGGTCGGTAATGCCTCTGGTGGGGGTGCAGTAGGCAGCTTACCCTTTGAGGGTTCGGGAGGCGCCTCACTAGTCACACCGTTAGACGAACCGCCTGCTTACCGACCACCAAGCCAGATTTTGGAGCCCTTGCCTCGGCGAATCCGGCTCCGAGACCAGCCGCAAATTCTACAAATCGCCAGTGTTCGGCACCCTGTCGACGGTGAAGAAGAAAGTGATGACTATGAACTGGAATTATCTCCGCGAGCACCTGGGCAGAGGAGCGTGAGCCCAAGGGGCGTCACGCCGCGAAACACGGCAGGGACGTCGGTCAGTAACCCCATGAGTTCGGACAACTGCTCATCACCTCGCAGTAACAGCCAGGCCAATATGAGGAATTCTACTGTTTCTCTCCATTCCACCATCTCCGCATCGGAGAGGCCTGGGACCGGTCGTAGAAAGAGGAGCTCAGGCTTACCGGGCATCGAATCCGGGTTTGAATGGGACAGCTCCAATGTTTGA
- the LOC117298612 gene encoding sushi, von Willebrand factor type A, EGF and pentraxin domain-containing protein 1-like produces MSQFLAFVYGIVLTIGNAGLAQDTAVTDSSGVQEELSPRLVWTELRIVDRRAQIQSLPADPAEYITSNVISSKYYYELTPAHWIAIASDYDDGVAFWSDANHKRIMKGGLHEGATASPVFDGTSSTVDGIAVDWLANNVYWADAAYNWIIVADYDITRFKIVIDDGLDKPRGIAVYPQLGYLFWTDWGTKQTIERATLAGENRTVLVDDNIYFPNGITIDYTTDKIYWTDADPGGSRVEVCSLDGTNRRTVYSHPADKGHFFDVAVFQNYIFVTDWYNGIRCIYKDSGEHYFALNVGGRPFGLTLHGEGILPGDSSPCDAKPCDHLCISDPGGYKCLCQDGFDLQDNHTCFRRATYLAKPQIILAAQNSICYFPSNFPDITIPSDYQRNCILANRSHVVALDVDVRSKTMFFSDFVHKTIQSVRLSDGAVVKPVVGGVGSVEGIAIDWLAQNLYWTDFQLNHIGISRYDGSNRRILLEDDVLSPRSIVIHAGMRIMFWTEFGTANHIERASLDGNNRTIILNSVGGLNGLAIDFEDNRLYYADRGSGSIQHIDFNGLGRTLLYTRTGAEFFDIDIHKDYLLWTEWNTFNGLHAINRENRRVIQSFSIKNESTYGIRIYSDDRQPDYENVCIDNGGCQHLCLPVEAGGMRCECSTGYQLHSDGQTCIADILYDDFLLASDTYLHNIFQINLTDPDFGYAALQLDTRMVDNPVALAYDPMRAQVYWSDVIQKTIRRAFIFNGTQDILFTNQYIETSDGLTIDPTSRLLFWTDVGLPSVQVSHLDGTNRKSIVLTDIEKPRAIVADPGQGLIYWSDWGALPKIERAYMDGTNRSVLVNTGLGWPNGLALDYKENKLYWCDASSHLIEVLDLNTMQRDVLLDLGEGSHPFSIVTHGPYIYWSDWRQKTLMRADKDTGANNGSVGPAAFARLNGLYAYSTRDHAPFSNACVSDLENGGCSTLCLPTPDGRVCACRDGSTLDQDGTSCSGTIQCTHVLNHGVLQSDCHRVPGSTCNVECQSGYQPSVGRIRCGHDGVWNVETDTVCELVKCPQLSTPSHASVVACLGPHVYGNQCRFRCQTGYMQVDGEEEVLCMDDGQWSSNLLTCQVVTCPPLPAHPTGVYSPPECSTTPSHYNTTCNVMCSEGYRLLGVASRMCQADAQWTDSERASTCLDVTAPVFGDSCPSDITVTAESGQIAANVTWPEPQATDNSGEEPTITSSVDSPLLLGEQSRMVMYYARDSEGNAGVCTFIVTVTVRYCDMLGLPFNGYFEHCTHHLGSICAIRCNEGFAVGGSQQRHCELDTNGKPGWSGQPAHCQLIECDEPSTEPNVFKAGCRPPYYFRAACSYSCAPGYERLQGAEYRTCQDDNTWSGLALECKKRTCPPFVLNEHAKISPLACLDGQSFYQDQCTLSCDDGYRLVGNTTHTCLETGLWSDAHDEHFCEDIAAPHFNGTCPETFSVTAPRGETTAVVTWTLPIVIDNEGNELIVNSSRHSGASFHEGMFAVLIQATDQAGNQGTCRFFFVVQVARCLPHSFPHFGDFRGEVCENFFGAQCTFSCLEGYKLTGSSVRTCEWSGQMNESTHWTGEEPVCEVVMCPMFDYPEGTSISGCDAKTTSLPYGSTCYTMCRVGKRPAPGGNNGVRMCQENGTWSGENVICQNVTCNVLPPPRYGLIHCDPDLPQFLTVCRYQCLEGFSLRGSTSTTCLPSGHWSRADPPICQDILAPQFLPECPQIFMTIIPQPCANGSIVSYELPTALDNSGEVNVTGGEDDVAGSWWPVGVYERSFTARDPSGNTAECLLTITILSIECQQIPEIQQASVVSQTCGNQGGSVAEFACEDGTQLIGARYLTCRHDGQWNESLPLCSAVYCSPLSAPPFGTLNPPACTSGAVNYLTRCEIECNAGFGLRRQGSSTCQQNGQWSDDLTESSCMDFTPPVISGCPESQNHILPIGAQTIQVFLATPNATDNSGIDPVIETPSAGDLNLGPGTHFFITTATDESGNVAHCTLQISVRDLEPPTILSCPNITTLRTSALPVYPVWEEPMVNDNIGIKDIYVDRVSGAPVYEWGLFIVQYTFRDRSDNTASCRVEIEIVDETPCQPLQAPPNGALACEGNSYCTVHCNDGYLFLTKPPTTLVCLDSGLWSNTLVEEHISPYLPACTKREQGSRIRWERLDTYLFSLHGISGSCDEQTDDIRAKFVALFSRRVFPLCLMDPDTVCKMENIVVSCGVTTEDSGSRRRRRQTREEELDVNVAISPRLVIEGNSTLDVNSTPLFLNTSARDMFGDETATFNLDRGGQAVFSREQSDTGMIEVFCGDGMVVSGSRCVKCPKGTRYKLSLRKCEPCGIATYQDQEGQLTCKVCQSGRTTIGTGAFDPTHCQKMCPPGHISFWGVDPCQPCPIASYQRRSGQIGCEACPDGMRTRITGATSISLCTSNFQTPAIPEKRDTTTVPQTTPTVVQTTLSGTTGKVDIGVITKNPNDGGKDDNGTQAQSSFPVAMVVAAVVIALAVLVFLVVGVGCVVQRYGS; encoded by the exons ATGTCGCAGTTCCTTGCATTCGTGTATGGGATTGTACTCACCATTGGGAATGCTG GTCTAGCGCAGGACACAGCAGTAACAGACAGTTCGGGTGTCCAGGAAGAACTGTCGCCTCGTCTCGTCTGGACTGAGCTTCGTATTGTGGACCGAAGGGCGCAGATTCAAAGCCTACCCGCCGACCCAGCTGAATACATCACTAGCAAT GTAATCTCTTCAAAATATTACTACGAACTGACGCCTGCGCACTGGATCGCAATTGCCAGCGACTATGACGATGGCGTTGCGTTCTGGAGTGACGCAAAccacaagagaataatgaagggtGGACTGCATGAGGGCGCTACAGCTTCACCGGTCTTCGATGGTACATCTTCAACTGTGGACG GCATCGCCGTTGATTGGCTGGCGAACAATGTCTACTGGGCGGACGCGGCCTATAATTGGATAATAGTTGCGGATTATGACATCACCAGGTTCAAGATTGTCATCGACGATGGCCTCGACAAGCCCCGAGGAATAGCAGTTTATCCACAACTAGG GTACCTGTTCTGGACGGACTGGGGAACGAAACAGACAATAGAACGAGCTACGCTAGCAGGAGAAAATCGGACAGTTCTAGTCGATGATAATATCTACTTCCCAAATGGAATCACCATCGATTATACAACTGACAA AATCTATTGGACGGATGCCGACCCTGGCGGGAGTAGGGTGGAGGTTTGTTCCCTCGACGGGACGAATCGTCGGACTGTGTATTCCCACCCTGCAGACAAAGGACACTTCTTTGATGTTGCTGTCTTTCAG AACTACATTTTCGTCACCGACTGGTACAACGGCATTCGTTGCATCTATAAAGACAGTGGAGAGCACTATTTTGCGCTGAACGTTGGCGGACGACCGTTTGGGTTGACTCTCCATGGCGAGGGCATTCTACCTGGAGATTCCT CTCCCTGTGATGCCAAACCCTGCGATCATCTTTGCATCAGTGATCCCGGTGGCTATAAGTGCCTGTGCCAAGATGGATTCGATCTTCAAGACAATCATACATGCTTCCGAA GGGCAACCTACCTTGCAAAGCCACAGATTATCCTGGCCGCTCAGAACAGCATCTGCTACTTTCCGAGCAACTTCCCGGACATCACCATCCCGAGCGACTACCAGCGCAACTGTATCCTGGCCAATCGTAGCCATGTGGTGGCGCTTGACGTCGACGTCAGGAGCAAGACGATGTTCTTCTCCGACTTTGTGCATAAGACGATTCAGAGCGTTCGTCTATCGGATGGAGCTGTTGTGAAACCAGTTGTCGGTGGGGTTGGCAGTGTTGAAG GGATCGCCATAGATTGGCTCGCccagaatctttactggacaGATTTCCAGCTGAACCACATCGGGATCTCACGTTACGACGGCAGCAACCGACGAATCCTCCTGGAAGATGACGTTCTTAGTCCAAGAAGTATCGTCATTCATGCAGGCATGAG GATCATGTTTTGGACGGAGTTTGGAACAGCCAATCACATTGAACGGGCGAGTCTAGATGGAAACAATCGCACCATTATACTCAACAGCGTTGGTGGACTGAATGGATTGGCCATTGACTTTGAAGACAACAG GCTCTACTACGCTGATCGTGGGAGTGGTTCCATTCAACACATAGACTTCAACGGACTTGGAAGGACGCTGTTGTACACAAGAACCGGGGCGGAGTTCTTTGACATTGACATTCATAAG GATTACTTGCTCTGGACGGAGTGGAACACCTTCAACGGCCTGCATGCCATCAACCGGGAGAACAGACGAGTCATTCAGAGCTTCAGCATCAAGAACGAGTCTACATATGGCATAAGAATCTACTCCGACGACAGACAACCCGATTATGAAA ATGTCTGCATCGACAATGGTGGTTGCCAGCACCTCTGCCTGCCCGTAGAAGCGGGTGGTATGCGCTGTGAGTGCAGCACGGGGTACCAGCTACACAGCGATGGCCAAACATGTATTGCAG ATATCCTCTATGATGACTTCCTGCTAGCGTCGGACACATACCTTCACAACATCTTTCAGATCAATCTAACGGATCCGGATTTTGGGTACGCCGCTCTTCAGCTAGATACTCGAATGGTGGATAACCCAGTTGCTCTAGCTTACGACCCCATGAGGGCACAG GTGTACTGGTCTGATGTTATACAGAAGACGATTCGTCGAGCCTTCATCTTCAATGGAACCCAAGACATTCTCTTCACCAATCAGTATATTGAAA CATCAGACGGACTAACAATCGACCCCACCTCACGTCTTCTCTTTTGGACCGATGTCGGTCTACCCAGTGTTCAAGTGTCCCATCTAGACGGCACCAATCGCAAGAGTATCGTTCTAACGGACATCGAGAAACCACGGGCAATCGTGGCCGATCCTGGACAAGG GCTGATATATTGGTCCGACTGGGGAGCACTACCCAAGATCGAGAGAGCCTACATGGATGGTACCAACCGGTCGGTTCTGGTTAATACCGGTTTGGGCTGGCCAAACGGGTTAGCTCTGGATTACAAAG AAAACAAGTTGTACTGGTGCGATGCGAGTAGCCACCTCATCGAGGTGCTAGACTTGAACACAATGCAGCGAGACGTCCTGCTAGACCTCGGCGAGGGGTCTCACCCCTTCAGCATCGTCACCCACGGTCCCTACATCTACTGGTCCGACTGGCGGCAAAAGACACTCATGAGAGCGGATAAGGACACCGGGGCCAATAACGGGTCGGTCGGACCGGCGGCTTTTGCACGTTTGAACGGGTTGTACGCGTACAGCACCCGGGATCATGCACCAT TTTCCAACGCTTGTGTGAGTGATTTAGAGAATGGTGGTTGTTCGACCCTGTGTCTGCCTACCCCAGATGGGAGGGTGTGTGCTTGCCGAGATGGATCAACACTCGACCAAGATGGAACATCCTGTTCTGGAA CAATTCAGTGCACACACGTTTTGAACCATGGAGTCCTACAGTCGGATTGCCACCGCGTCCCCGGTTCCACGTGCAATGTAGAATGTCAGAGCGGGTACCAGCCGAGTGTCGGTCGCATCCGATGTGGACATGATGGAGTCTGGAATGTTGAAACGGACACTGTCTGTGAAT TGGTGAAATGCCCACAGCTTTCAACTCCAAGCCATGCCAGTGTTGTAGCTTGTCTTGGTCCCCACGTCTACGGTAACCAGTGTAGATTCCGTTGTCAAACTGGCTACATGCAGGTAGATGGAGAGGAGGAAGTTTTATGCATGGATGATGGGCAGTGGTCTAGCAACCTTCTCACGTGCCAAG TGGTAACTTGCCCTCCACTTCCTGCCCATCCCACTGGTGTCTACTCGCCGCCCGAGTGCTCCACAACACCTTCCCATTACAACACCACCTGTAACGTAATGTGCTCCGAGGGGTACCGGCTACTGGGTGTGGCATCTCGAATGTGCCAAGCCGACGCCCAGTGGACCGATAGTGAGCGAGCATCTACGTGCTTAG ACGTGACAGCTCCGGTTTTCGGCGATTCCTGCCCCTCGGACATTACCGTCACAGCAGAGAGTGGTCAGATCGCGGCCAACGTAACGTGGCCGGAGCCGCAAGCTACGGACAACTCTGGGGAAGAGCCTACGATAACCTCAAGTGTGGATTCCCCGTTGCTTCTTGGTGAGCAGAGCAGAATGGTGATGTACTACGCACGGGACAGCGAAGGGAACGCGGGTGTGTGTACGTTCATCGTCACAGTGACTG TTCGTTACTGTGACATGCTCGGTCTTCCATTCAACGGTTACTTTGAGCATTGCACGCACCATCTTGGCTCCATCTGCGCCATTCGTTGTAACGAGGGATTCGCCGTCGGGGGCTCTCAACAACGTCATTGTGAACTTGACACGAACGGTAAACCAGGTTGGTCCGGACAACCTGCACACTGTCAGT TAATTGAATGCGATGAGCCATCAACCGAGCCCAATGTGTTTAAAGCGGGGTGCCGACCACCATACTACTTCAGGGCTGCGTGTAGCTACTCATGCGCTCCTGGGTACGAGAGGTTGCAAGGCGCTGAATACCGGACTTGTCAGGACGATAACACATGGTCGGGGTTAGCGTTGGAATGCAAGA AGAGAACTTGCCCACCGTTCGTGTTGAATGAACACGCAAAGATCAGCCCTCTAGCCTGTCTAGATGGTCAGAGCTTCTACCAGGACCAGTGTACATTGTCTTGTGATGACGGGTACCGGTTGGTTGGTAACACTACTCACACGTGTCTGGAAACTGGCCTTTGGAGCGACGCACACGACGAGCATTTCTGTGAGG ACATTGCTGCTCCTCATTTCAATGGGACTTGCCCTGAAACTTTTAGCGTCACCGCTCCGCGAGGTGAGACCACCGCCGTTGTAACTTGGACGCTCCCCATTGTCATTGACAACGAGGGAAACGAATTGATTGTCAACTCGTCACGGCATTCAGGGGCATCCTTCCACGAGGGCATGTTCGCTGTACTGATTCAGGCAACCGACCAGGCTGGGAACCAGGGAACGTGTCGATTCTTTTTCGTTGTGCAAG TTGCCCGCTGTCTTCCTCATTCCTTCCCTCACTTTGGGGACTTCCGAGGAGAGGTTTGCGAGAACTTCTTCGGTGCGCAGTGTACCTTCAGCTGCCTCGAGGGATATAAGCTGACGGGGTCAAGTGTTCGGACTTGCGAGTGGAGTGGTCAGATGAACGAATCGACACACTGGACCGGAGAGGAGCCTGTATGTGAAG TTGTGATGTGTCCGATGTTCGACTACCCTGAAGGCACTTCAATAAGCGGTTGCGATGCCAAGACTACGTCTCTTCCTTATGGCTCGACGTGTTACACGATGTGCAGAGTCGGAAAACGCCCGGCACCGGGAGGGAATAACGGAGTGAGAATGTGTCAAGAAAACGGCACTTGGTCAGGAGAAAATGTTATTTGTCAAA ATGTTACCTGCAATGTGTTACCCCCTCCAAGATATGGTTTGATCCATTGCGACCCAGATCTGCCACAGTTCCTGACGGTGTGTCGATACCAATGTCTAGAAGGATTTTCACTCCGGGGTTCAACCAGTACGACGTGCCTGCCTTCTGGACACTGGTCCAGGGCCGACCCACCGATCTGCCAAG ATATTCTAGCGCCGCAATTCCTTCCGGAGTGCCCTCAGATCTTCATGACCATCATCCCACAGCCATGCGCCAACGGCTCTATCGTCAGCTACGAGTTGCCGACAGCTCTAGATAACTCGGGGGAAGTTAATGTCACGGGAGGGGAAGACGATGTTGCAGGGAGCTGGTGGCCCGTCGGGGTCTATGAGCGTTCCTTCACAGCGCGAGACCCGTCCGGGAACACGGCAGAGTGTTTACTTACTATCACTATCTTGA GTATTGAGTGTCAGCAGATCCCAGAAATCCAACAAGCGTCTGTGGTTTCACAGACATGCGGGAACCAGGGAGGTTCAGTGGCGGAGTTTGCATGTGAAGACGGTACCCAGCTCATTGGTGCACGGTATCTGACATGCAGACATGATGGGCAGTGGAACGAAAGTCTCCCACTATGCTCAG cgGTGTACTGCAGCCCTCTATCTGCCCCTCCGTTCGGAACCCTGAACCCCCCTGCATGCACTAGTGGAGCAGTCAATTACTTGACGAGGTGTGAGATTGAGTGCAACGCTGGATTCGGCCTTAGGAGACAAGGGTCATCGACCTGCCAACAAAACGGCCAATGGAGCGATGATTTAACAGAGAGCAGCTGCATGG ACTTCACCCCTCCAGTCATCTCAGGTTGTCCAGAGTCTCAGAATCACATTCTACCGATCGGTGCGCAGACCATCCAAGTCTTCTTGGCAACACCGAACGCCACGGATAACTCAG GCATTGATCCGGTTATCGAGACCCCATCTGCAGGTGATTTGAATCTTGGCCCTGGCACTCACTTTTTCATCACCACTGCCACGGACGAGTCTGGAAATGTGGCCCACTGTACTCTACAAATCTCTGTGAGAG ATCTTGAGCCGCCGACCATTCTATCCTGTCCGAATATTACAACACTCCGCACCTCTGCCCTCCCTGTCTACCCAGTGTGGGAGGAGCCTATGGTCAATGACAACATAGGTATAAAAGATATCTACGTTGATAGGGTCAGCGGCGCTCCGGTGTATGAGTGGGGACTCTTCATCGTTCAGTATACATTCAGGGATAGGTCAGACAATACAGCATCGTGCAGGGTCGAGATTGAAATTGTGGATG AAACACCCTGCCAGCCGCTACAAGCTCCTCCAAATGGAGCTCTTGCCTGTGAGGGGAACAGTTACTGTACGGTACACTGCAATGACGGTTACCTGTTTCTGACCAAACCTCCGACTACCCTAGTTTGTCTGGACTCTGGACTCTGGAGCAACACTCTGGTTGAGGAGCATATTTCTCCGTATCTCCCGGCCTGCACAAAGA GAGAGCAAGGGTCACGTATACGGTGGGAGAGATTGGATACATACCTCTTCAGTCTCCACGGTATTTCTGGTAGCTGTGATGAGCAGACGGACGACATACGAGCTAAATTTGTGGCTCTTTTTAGCCGCCGTGTTTTTCCG CTTTGCCTGATGGATCCAGACACTGTGTGTAAGATGGAGAACATTGTTGTCAGTTGTGGAGTCACCACGGAGGACTCTGGTAGTCGTCGACGGCGGCGGCAAACACGCGAGGAAGAACTCGACGTCAACGTGGCAATATCTCCAAGACTTGTCATCGAGGG AAATAGCACATTGGACGTGAACTCTACTCCACTCTTCCTAAACACGTCTGCGCGTGACATGTTTGGTGACGAGACTGCGACCTTTAACCTGGATAGAGGCGGGCAAGCTGTGTTCTCCAGAGAGCAGTCAGACACCGGGATGATTGAGGTCTTCTGTGGTGATGGGATGGTGGTATCCGGCTCGCGGTGTG TGAAATGTCCGAAGGGGACACGTTATAAGCTGTCGCTAAGGAAGTGTGAGCCGTGCGGAATAGCTACGTACCAGGACCAAGAAGGACAGTTAACGTGCAAAGTCTGTCAATCAGGGAGGACGACGATCGGAACAGGAGCGTTTGACCCAACCCACTGCCAAA AGATGTGTCCCCCAGGTCACATTTCCTTCTGGGGTGTGGACCCGTGCCAGCCTTGTCCAATAGCCTCATACCAGAGGAGGTCCGGTCAGATTGGCTGTGAGGCCTGTCCTGATGGTATGAGGACTCGAATCACGGGGGCTACTTCGATTTCTCTCTGCACTAGTAACTTCCAAACTCCCGCAATCCCTGAAAAAAGAG